From Caldilineales bacterium:
GGCTGTGCGCGATGCCGGGCTGGTGTTCATTGGGCCGTCGCCTGAAGCTATCGAGCTGATGGGCGACAAGGTGACGGCGCGCATGACCGTGGCGCGCGAGGGGGTGCCGCTGGTGCCCGGAACGCCTCGCGATCTTCATGATGACGACCTGCTTGCGGCAGCCGACCGCCTGGGCTATCCCGTGTTGGTGAAGGCCAGCGCCGGCGGCGGCGGCAAAGGTATGCGCCTGGTGCGACAGCCGGATGATCTTCTCGGCTCGCTGAGTGCGGCTCGTCGCGAGGCGCTGGCCGCATTTGGCAACGATAGCGTTTATCTGGAGAAGGCGATCGAGGGCGCCCGGCATGTGGAAATCCAGGTGCTGGCCGACACGCATGGCAACACCATCTACCTGGGTGAGCGCGAGTGCTCGATCCAGCGCCGGCATCAGAAATTGGTGGAAGAAGCGCCGTCGGTGGCGGTGGACGAGGCCCTGCGCGCCAGGATGGGGGCGGTGGCGGTGGCGGCAGCGCGATCTGTCAATTACACCTCGGCCGGCACGGTCGAATTCCTGCTGGATAAGGATGGCGCCTTCTACTTCCTGGAGATGAACACGCGGCTGCAGGTCGAGCATCCTGTGACCGAGTTGGTGACCGGCGTGGACATCGTCAAAGAGATGATTTCGATTGCCGATGGCCGGCGTCTGCGCTACAAGCAGGAGGACATCAAGATCAAGGGCTGGTCGATCGAATGCCGGATCACAGCTGAAGATCCTGACAGCAATTTCATGCCATCGGGTGGGCGCATCGTGGCCCTACGCGAGCCAACCGGCCCCGGCATCCGCGTCGAATCCGGGTTGTATGAGGGCATGGATGTGCCGCTGTTCTACGATCCGATGATCGCCAAGCTCATCGTCTGGGGCGAGACGCGCGCCGAGGCCATCCTGCGCATGCGCCGGGCGCTGAGCGAATATCGCATCGGCGGCATCAAGACCTCGCTCCCCTTCCACGTGGGTCTGATGGACTCGCCGCGCTTCCAGTGGGGCCAGTTCGACACCAAGTTCATGGATGGCTACGCCCCCACCTGGACGCAGGCCCACGAAGAGGAAGCGCGCCTGGCGGCCCTGGTGGGGGCGATGTTGGCCCACGAGCGCGGTTTGCGCGCCATTGCCATCTCGCACGGCGCCGAGCAGGGGAGCGCCAGCGCCTGGCGCCGCGCTGCCTTGTTGTCGGGTATGCGTGCGCTTGCCTGATCTTTTCTGGTCACTGCCGTATGAAATATCAATCTCAGGTCGAAAACAGCACCTACACCGTCGAAATCGACGCCGATGGCCAGATCTTGGTCGAGAACGCAAAGGTCGATGCCAGCCTTCTCCAGGTCGGCCCGCTTGGTTTGTATTCGCTGTTGATCGACAAGCGGTCGTTGGAGTTGGTGGTCGAAGAAACTCAGCACGGTTATCGCGTTAGCTTCGGCAGTCACACCTTCGATGTCCGGGTGGCCGACGAACGCCAACTGAAACTCGCGGGCAAGCGCACCGACCTGGGCGCGACCGGCGGTGATATTCAGGTCAAAGCGCCCATCCCCGGCCTGGTCGTGCGCGTCCTTGTCCGTGCCGGCGACGCCGTCCAGACAGGACAATCGATCGCCATCCTCGAAGCGATGAAGATGGAGAACGAACTCCGGGCGACGCGCGAGGGCGTCGTCAGCGAGGTGAGGGTCAAAGCCGGCGAGCGCGTCGAGCAGGGCGCCATCTTGCTGGTGATTCATTGAAAGTTCCTACGAGAGTTGACATGTCCACTTCCCCTCTATCTCAAGCCGCAGCCGAATGGGAGGCCAACTCGGTGCAGCCACTGCTCCGGCGTTCCCCCGAACGGAAGGCTCGCTTCGAGACATCTTCCGGCATTCCCGTCGAGCGCCTTTATTTGCCTGCTGATGAGTTGGCCGGCGATTATGACGATCAGCTGGGATTCCCCGGCGAGTTTCCGTTTGCGCGCGGGGTGCAGCCGACGATGTATCGCGGCCGCTTCTGGACCATGCGCCAGTACGCGGGGTTCGGCTCGGCTGCCGAGAGCAACGAACGTTACCAGTATCTCATCGCCCAGGGCCAGACGGGTCTTTCGGTTGCCTTCGATCTGCCCACGCAGATCGGCTATGACGCCGACGACCCCATGGCCTACGGGGAGGTCGGCAAGGTTGGCGTCGCCATCTCCTCGCTGGCCGACATGGAGACCCTCCTCGCTGGCATCCCGCTCGACAAGGTCTCGGTCTCGATGACGATCAACGCCCCGGCAGCCATTCTGCTGGCGATGGTGATCGGCGTCGCCGACAAGCAGGGCGTGCCCGAAGCCGAGTTGCGCGGCACGGTGCAGAACGACATCCTCAAGGAGTACGTTGCCCGCGGCACCTACATCTTCCCGCCCCAACACTCGATGCGCCTGATCACCGACCTGTTCCGCTATTGCGGTCAGCGTCTGCCCAAGTGGAACACGATCAGCATCAGCGGCTACCATATCCGCGAGGCGGGCAGC
This genomic window contains:
- the accC gene encoding acetyl-CoA carboxylase biotin carboxylase subunit, with amino-acid sequence MFKKVLIANRGEIAVRIIRACQERGIKTVAVFSEADRTALHVRYADEAYFIGPSAARDSYLRIDKLIDVARTAGADAVHPGYGFLAENSSFAAAVRDAGLVFIGPSPEAIELMGDKVTARMTVAREGVPLVPGTPRDLHDDDLLAAADRLGYPVLVKASAGGGGKGMRLVRQPDDLLGSLSAARREALAAFGNDSVYLEKAIEGARHVEIQVLADTHGNTIYLGERECSIQRRHQKLVEEAPSVAVDEALRARMGAVAVAAARSVNYTSAGTVEFLLDKDGAFYFLEMNTRLQVEHPVTELVTGVDIVKEMISIADGRRLRYKQEDIKIKGWSIECRITAEDPDSNFMPSGGRIVALREPTGPGIRVESGLYEGMDVPLFYDPMIAKLIVWGETRAEAILRMRRALSEYRIGGIKTSLPFHVGLMDSPRFQWGQFDTKFMDGYAPTWTQAHEEEARLAALVGAMLAHERGLRAIAISHGAEQGSASAWRRAALLSGMRALA
- a CDS encoding biotin/lipoyl-binding protein translates to MKYQSQVENSTYTVEIDADGQILVENAKVDASLLQVGPLGLYSLLIDKRSLELVVEETQHGYRVSFGSHTFDVRVADERQLKLAGKRTDLGATGGDIQVKAPIPGLVVRVLVRAGDAVQTGQSIAILEAMKMENELRATREGVVSEVRVKAGERVEQGAILLVIH